A DNA window from Setaria viridis chromosome 2, Setaria_viridis_v4.0, whole genome shotgun sequence contains the following coding sequences:
- the LOC117842448 gene encoding fasciclin-like arabinogalactan protein 7, giving the protein MMGSKAAIFATAVLAVLFSAPALAQKSSPPAPAPVSLPPSPAPAPAPHYVDLAELLSVAGPFHTFLNYLEKTNVIETFQGQANNTKVGITIFVPKDSAFAALKKSTFSNLTSDQLKTLLLYHAFPNFYSLAEFRNLSSLNPVNTFAGSPYTLNLTDDMGSIYVQSMWSRPKIASSVYATKPVAIYALNKVLLPMQLFSKDPPLAPAPAPAPESGASDAPSPAAGKAGGLTGGKDDSTSTAYKAGAVSVATSLLLAAAGCLMLLW; this is encoded by the coding sequence ATGATGGGGTCCAAAGCTGCCATTTTTGCCACGGCCGTACTGGCCGTCCTCTTCTCCGCCCCGGCACTGGCTCAGAAGAGtagcccgcccgcgccggcgcccgtgTCGCTCCCGCCGAgcccggcaccggcgccggcgccgcactACGTGGACCTCGCGGAGCTCCTGAGCGTTGCCGGCCCGTTCCACACGTTCCTCAACTACCTGGAGAAGACCAACGTGATCGAGACCTTCCAGGGCCAGGCCAACAACACCAAGGTGGGCATTACCATCTTCGTCCCCAAGGACTCGGCGTTCGCGGCGCTCAAGAAGTCCACCTTCTCCAACCTCACCTCCGACCAGCTCAAGACGCTGCTCCTGTACCACGCCTTCCCCAACTTCTACTCCCTGGCCGAGTTCAGGAACCTGAGCTCGCTCAACCCGGTGAACACCTTCGCGGGGTCGCCGTACACGCTCAACCTCACCGACGACATGGGCAGCATCTACGTGCAGTCCATGTGGTCCAGGCCCAAGATCGCCAGCAGCGTCTACGCCACCAAACCCGTCGCGATCTACGCACTCAACAAGGTGCTCCTGCCCATGCAGCTCTTCAGCAAGGACCCTCcgctcgcgccggcgccggcgcccgcgccggagTCCGGGGCGTCCGACGCTCCCAGCCCGGCGGCCGGCAAAGCAGGCGGACTGACCGGCGGCAAGGATGACTCGACGAGCACCGCGTACAAAGCCGGTGCCGTCAGCGTGGCCACTTCCTTGCTGCTAGCCGCTGCAGGGTGCCTGATGCTCCTGTGGTGA